A genomic region of Oncorhynchus mykiss isolate Arlee chromosome 16, USDA_OmykA_1.1, whole genome shotgun sequence contains the following coding sequences:
- the LOC110492036 gene encoding UDP-glucuronosyltransferase 2A2 isoform X1 — MMGSCVALVPVLLLLSSLQHTSEAGRVLVYPVDGSHWLNMRILVEALHTQGHQVTILRSSTSWYVAEHSPHYTSITVPQAQPQNIESQEFMAHFLKRSLEIQRGRGSPWAFLQFCGNLFSMLRQNQEMVAELVVTMFENQTLMTDLKEAEYDLVLTDPVFPAGVLVAHYLQLPLVLNVRWHLSGEGHFAIAPSPLSYVPQIFSRNSDLMNFAQRLSNIFYHCLSYYMYRYVSNPPYQAVCDRYFANDEVDVISLIQGADLWLMRVDFVFEFPRPTMPNVVYTGGFQCKPSKPLPAALEEFVQSSGEHGVVVMSLGTLLGGLDPEMTEVIASAFARLPQKVVWRHLGERPLSLGNNTLLVKWLPQNDLLGHPKTKVFVTHGGTNGIYEAIYHGVPLLGIPLIFDQFDNMVRMKARGVAEVIEVTTLEVESLTQTLMGILDEEKPYRENMRRLSRLHHDRPIEPLDSAIFWLEFVMRHKGAAHLRTESYKMPWYVYHNVDVLALLLGSALLVLVLLVVSCMCLVRGLRKRIKSKLE, encoded by the exons a tgaTGGGGTCCTGTGTGGCCTTGGTGCCTGTCCTTCTGCTCCTGTCCTCCCTGCAGCACACCAGTGAGGCTGGAAGGGTCCTGGTCTACCCTGTCGACGGCAGCCACTGGCTCAACATGAGGATACTGGTGGAGGCGCTTCACACCCAGGGTCACCAG GTGACCATTCTGCGCTCCTCCACCAGCTGGTACGTGGCTGAACACTCCCCCCACTACACCTCCATCACTGTGCCCCAGGCTCAGCCCCAGAACATCGAGAGTCAGGAGTTCATGGCCCACTTCCTGAAGAGGTCGCTGGAGATCCAGCGGGGCAGGGGCTCACCCTGGGCCTTCCTGCAGTTCTGTGGGAACCTCTTCAG CATGCTGAGGCAGAACCAGGAGATGGTGGCTGAGCTGGTCGTCACCATGTTTGAGAACCAGACTCTGATGACAGATCTGAAAGAGGCTGAGTATGACCTGGTCCTGACTGACCCAGTGTTCCCTGCCGGGGTCCTGGTGGCCCACTACCTCCAGCTCCCCCTGGTTCTCAATGTGCGCTGGCACCTCAGCGGGGAGGGACACTTTGCCATCGCTCCCTCGCCACTATCCTACGTCCCTCAAATATTCTCCCGCAACTCTGACCTGATGAACTTTGCACAGAGGCTGAGTAACATATTCTACCACTGTCTCAGCTACTACATGTATCGTTACGTCTCCAACCCGCCTTACCAGGCCGTGTGCGACCGCTACTTTGCCAATGATGAGGTGGACGTCATATCCCTTATCCAGGGAGCTGATCTGTGGCTGATGAGGGTGGACTTCGTCTTTGAGTTCCCTAGACCCACCATGCCGAACGTGGTCTACACTGGTGGGTTCCAGTGCAAACCCTCCAAGCCTTTACCTGCAGCTTTAGAGGAGTTTGTCCAGAGTTCTGGAGAACACGGGGTGGTGGTGATGTCACTGGGGACTCTGTTGGGTGGACTGGATCCAGAGATGACAGAGGTCATAGCCTCAGCCTTCGCCCGGCTGCCCCAGAAGGTGGTGTGGAGACACCTGGGAGAGAGGCCTTTGTCTCTAGGCAACAACACCCTGCTAGTGAAATGGCTGCCTCAGAACGACCTCCTGGGTCACCCCAAAACCAAAGTGTTCGTCACACACGGGGGCACCAACGGGATCTACGAGGCCATCTATCACGGAGTCCCATTGTTGGGTATCCCTCTCATCTTTGACCAGTTTGATAACATGGTGCGCATGAAGGCCAGAGGAGTGGCGGAGGTTATAGAGGTTACAACGTTAGAGGTGGAATCCTTAACACAGACTCTGATGGGCATTCTGGACGAAGAGAAGCCCTACAGAGAGAATATGAGAAGACTATCACGGTTGCACCACGACCGGCCTATAGAACCTTTGGACAGCGCCATCTTCTGGCTGGAGTTTGTTATGAGACACAAGGGGGCAGCTCACCTACGTACAGAGTCCTATAAGATGCCATGGTATGTCTATCATAATGTGGATGTTCTAGCACTGCTGCTGGGCTCTGCTCTGCTTGTTTTGGTGTTGCTTGTGGTTTCCTGTATGTGCTTGGTAAGAGGATTACGAAAGAGGATAAAGTCCAAGTTGGAGTGA
- the LOC110492036 gene encoding UDP-glucuronosyltransferase 2A2 isoform X2 — MGSCVALVPVLLLLSSLQHTSEAGRVLVYPVDGSHWLNMRILVEALHTQGHQVTILRSSTSWYVAEHSPHYTSITVPQAQPQNIESQEFMAHFLKRSLEIQRGRGSPWAFLQFCGNLFSMLRQNQEMVAELVVTMFENQTLMTDLKEAEYDLVLTDPVFPAGVLVAHYLQLPLVLNVRWHLSGEGHFAIAPSPLSYVPQIFSRNSDLMNFAQRLSNIFYHCLSYYMYRYVSNPPYQAVCDRYFANDEVDVISLIQGADLWLMRVDFVFEFPRPTMPNVVYTGGFQCKPSKPLPAALEEFVQSSGEHGVVVMSLGTLLGGLDPEMTEVIASAFARLPQKVVWRHLGERPLSLGNNTLLVKWLPQNDLLGHPKTKVFVTHGGTNGIYEAIYHGVPLLGIPLIFDQFDNMVRMKARGVAEVIEVTTLEVESLTQTLMGILDEEKPYRENMRRLSRLHHDRPIEPLDSAIFWLEFVMRHKGAAHLRTESYKMPWYVYHNVDVLALLLGSALLVLVLLVVSCMCLVRGLRKRIKSKLE, encoded by the exons aTGGGGTCCTGTGTGGCCTTGGTGCCTGTCCTTCTGCTCCTGTCCTCCCTGCAGCACACCAGTGAGGCTGGAAGGGTCCTGGTCTACCCTGTCGACGGCAGCCACTGGCTCAACATGAGGATACTGGTGGAGGCGCTTCACACCCAGGGTCACCAG GTGACCATTCTGCGCTCCTCCACCAGCTGGTACGTGGCTGAACACTCCCCCCACTACACCTCCATCACTGTGCCCCAGGCTCAGCCCCAGAACATCGAGAGTCAGGAGTTCATGGCCCACTTCCTGAAGAGGTCGCTGGAGATCCAGCGGGGCAGGGGCTCACCCTGGGCCTTCCTGCAGTTCTGTGGGAACCTCTTCAG CATGCTGAGGCAGAACCAGGAGATGGTGGCTGAGCTGGTCGTCACCATGTTTGAGAACCAGACTCTGATGACAGATCTGAAAGAGGCTGAGTATGACCTGGTCCTGACTGACCCAGTGTTCCCTGCCGGGGTCCTGGTGGCCCACTACCTCCAGCTCCCCCTGGTTCTCAATGTGCGCTGGCACCTCAGCGGGGAGGGACACTTTGCCATCGCTCCCTCGCCACTATCCTACGTCCCTCAAATATTCTCCCGCAACTCTGACCTGATGAACTTTGCACAGAGGCTGAGTAACATATTCTACCACTGTCTCAGCTACTACATGTATCGTTACGTCTCCAACCCGCCTTACCAGGCCGTGTGCGACCGCTACTTTGCCAATGATGAGGTGGACGTCATATCCCTTATCCAGGGAGCTGATCTGTGGCTGATGAGGGTGGACTTCGTCTTTGAGTTCCCTAGACCCACCATGCCGAACGTGGTCTACACTGGTGGGTTCCAGTGCAAACCCTCCAAGCCTTTACCTGCAGCTTTAGAGGAGTTTGTCCAGAGTTCTGGAGAACACGGGGTGGTGGTGATGTCACTGGGGACTCTGTTGGGTGGACTGGATCCAGAGATGACAGAGGTCATAGCCTCAGCCTTCGCCCGGCTGCCCCAGAAGGTGGTGTGGAGACACCTGGGAGAGAGGCCTTTGTCTCTAGGCAACAACACCCTGCTAGTGAAATGGCTGCCTCAGAACGACCTCCTGGGTCACCCCAAAACCAAAGTGTTCGTCACACACGGGGGCACCAACGGGATCTACGAGGCCATCTATCACGGAGTCCCATTGTTGGGTATCCCTCTCATCTTTGACCAGTTTGATAACATGGTGCGCATGAAGGCCAGAGGAGTGGCGGAGGTTATAGAGGTTACAACGTTAGAGGTGGAATCCTTAACACAGACTCTGATGGGCATTCTGGACGAAGAGAAGCCCTACAGAGAGAATATGAGAAGACTATCACGGTTGCACCACGACCGGCCTATAGAACCTTTGGACAGCGCCATCTTCTGGCTGGAGTTTGTTATGAGACACAAGGGGGCAGCTCACCTACGTACAGAGTCCTATAAGATGCCATGGTATGTCTATCATAATGTGGATGTTCTAGCACTGCTGCTGGGCTCTGCTCTGCTTGTTTTGGTGTTGCTTGTGGTTTCCTGTATGTGCTTGGTAAGAGGATTACGAAAGAGGATAAAGTCCAAGTTGGAGTGA
- the LOC110492038 gene encoding P2Y purinoceptor 1, which produces MKTNISCGHINMDFTHTFLPTVYMSVFIVGLVGNCWGLKSLFANWKKFGNINIFVLNLGVADILYLLTLPFLFAYYSAGSHWAFGQVFCKMTRFCFNLNLYGSIGFLTCISVYRYLSIVHPLRVMGRITRGHSVVITAVVWGLVCIEIIPDLFFDKTLLNSSSGKVKCVDTTFNFSTKEYLDYSIAWTVSGFFIPLLIILGCYGHVAVVLFNNPNIDQVMKQRCLKLVIIVTLLFSVCYIPYHIFRNLNLKTRILKSKGTCEDWFAGIYIAHQVSRSLVCLNSAINPLVYIHSNENLLVHITRLWERARRSVPLLFNHRIQTQTPPL; this is translated from the coding sequence ATGAAGACAAACATTTCCTGTGGACACATTAACATGGACTTTACTCACACGTTCTTACCTACAGTGTATATGTCCGTGTTTATTGTCGGCCTTGTTGGTAACTGCTGGGGACTAAAATCCTTGTTTGCGAACTGGAAGAAATTCGGAAATATCAACATTTTTGTTCTGAACCTTGGAGTTGCAGATATTCTGTATTTGCTCACTCTTCCATTTCTGTTTGCGTACTACTCAGCAGGCAGTCACTGGGCCTTTGGACAAGTCTTCTGCAAGATGACAAGATTCTGCTTCAATTTGAACTTGTATGGCAGTATTGGTTTCCTCACATGTATTAGTGTATACAGGTACCTGAGCATCGTCCACCCACTGAGAGTGATGGGCAGGATAACAAGGGGCCACTCTGTAGTCATCACAGCTGTAGTTTGGGGTTTAGTCTGCATTGAGATTATTCCTGATCTGTTCTTTGACAAAACATTACTCAACTCTTCTTCGGGGAAAGTCAAATGCGTTGACACCACCTTCAACTTCTCTACCAAGGAATACCTGGACTACAGTATTGCGTGGACAGTATCTGGATTTTTTATCCCTCTGCTCATCATATTGGGTTGCTATGGACACGTGGCTGTGGTCCTCTTTAACAACCCCAACATTGACCAAGTGATGAAGCAGAGATGCCTAAAACTGGTGATCATTGTGACTTTACTCTTCTCAGTTTGCTACATACCGTATCACATATTCAGAAATCTAAACCTGAAGACTAGGATTTTGAAAAGCAAAGGCACGTGTGAGGATTGGTTTGCTGGCATCTACATTGCTCACCAAGTCAGCCGATCACTTGTGTGTCTAAACAGTGCCATCAACCCATTGGTTTACATCCACAGTAATGAAAACCTGCTCGTACATATCACCAGGCTTTGGGAACGAGCTCGTCGGTCTGTGCCTCTGCTATTCAACCATCGCATCCAGACACAAACCCCACCGTTATGA